One stretch of Streptomyces sp. A2-16 DNA includes these proteins:
- a CDS encoding PadR family transcriptional regulator, translated as MRSHGFERGHGGAGRRGRGGPESLRGAFGPFGPGGPGGPGFGGPGFGPGPWGPRGRGGPRGRARRGDVRASILALLKDRPMHGYEMIQEIAERSGGAWKPSPGSVYPTLQLLEDEGLIASESEGGKKLFSLTEAGRTAADEGPDAPWEEASRGIDFEALGEIRQAGFGLMEAFGQVWKTGSKEQRDKAVAVINEARKKLYLILADED; from the coding sequence ATGCGTTCCCACGGATTCGAGCGTGGACATGGTGGAGCCGGTCGTCGGGGCCGTGGTGGTCCCGAGAGCCTGCGAGGTGCCTTCGGGCCCTTCGGTCCGGGCGGTCCCGGTGGTCCCGGCTTCGGGGGGCCGGGCTTCGGCCCCGGGCCCTGGGGGCCGAGGGGGCGGGGCGGACCCAGGGGGAGGGCGCGGCGCGGCGACGTGCGTGCCTCGATCCTGGCCCTGCTCAAGGACCGGCCCATGCACGGTTACGAGATGATCCAGGAGATCGCCGAGCGCAGCGGCGGGGCGTGGAAGCCCAGCCCCGGCTCGGTGTACCCCACCCTCCAGTTGCTGGAGGACGAGGGGCTGATCGCCAGCGAGAGCGAGGGCGGCAAGAAGCTGTTCTCGCTCACCGAGGCCGGCCGCACCGCGGCCGACGAGGGCCCCGACGCGCCCTGGGAGGAAGCCTCCCGCGGCATCGACTTCGAGGCGCTCGGTGAGATCCGGCAGGCCGGCTTCGGTCTGATGGAGGCGTTCGGGCAGGTCTGGAAGACCGGCAGCAAGGAGCAGCGCGACAAGGCGGTCGCCGTCATCAACGAGGCCCGCAAGAAGCTGTACCTCATCCTCGCCGACGAGGACTGA
- a CDS encoding SRPBCC family protein — MAEISAEARIPAPAEKVWAQLTDWPSYGEWNATHTSFPKGGPTVLEPGGTFQENMKLMGFPAEVEWTIDQVEPARLFAIRGKGPMAVSVATRYTLTPEGDATTVRIDGEFTGAAVSLMAGKLKDSGTAALNESLRKLTGLVT; from the coding sequence ATGGCGGAAATCAGCGCGGAGGCACGCATCCCGGCGCCCGCGGAGAAGGTCTGGGCCCAGCTCACCGACTGGCCGTCGTACGGGGAGTGGAACGCCACCCACACGAGCTTCCCCAAGGGCGGCCCGACGGTTCTCGAACCGGGCGGGACCTTCCAGGAGAACATGAAGCTGATGGGCTTCCCCGCCGAGGTCGAGTGGACCATCGACCAGGTGGAGCCGGCCCGGCTGTTCGCCATCCGAGGGAAGGGCCCGATGGCGGTGAGCGTGGCCACGCGCTACACCCTGACCCCCGAGGGCGACGCCACCACGGTCCGCATCGACGGCGAGTTCACCGGCGCCGCCGTCTCCCTGATGGCGGGCAAGCTGAAGGACTCGGGGACCGCGGCACTGAACGAGTCTCTGCGCAAGCTGACCGGCCTGGTGACCTGA
- a CDS encoding DMT family transporter, translating into MHTSESSRAAGDGKGVGSGDGKGVGLGLALVSALAFGGSGVAAKPLIEAGLDPLHVVWLRVAGAALVMLPLAVRHRALLRSRPALLAGFGLLGVAGVQAFYFASISRIPVGVALLVEYLAPALVLGWVRFVQRRPVTRAAALGVVLAVGGLACVVEVWSGLSFDALGLLLALGAACCQVGYFVLSDQGSDSGEVPDPLGVIAYGLLVGTAVLTVVARPWTMDFSVLGERADMNGTPVAAGLLLGWIVLVATVLAYVTGVVSVRRLSPAIAGVVACLEAVVATVLAWVLLGEHLSAPQIVGGAVVLLGAFIAQSSTPAKGSAEPVAAGGAESRLSARENAA; encoded by the coding sequence GTGCATACGTCTGAGAGCAGCAGGGCGGCCGGAGACGGCAAGGGAGTCGGTTCCGGTGACGGCAAGGGCGTCGGTCTCGGTCTCGCGCTGGTGTCCGCGCTCGCCTTCGGCGGATCCGGGGTCGCGGCCAAGCCGTTGATCGAGGCGGGCCTCGATCCGCTCCACGTGGTGTGGCTGCGGGTCGCGGGCGCCGCCCTGGTGATGCTGCCGCTCGCCGTCCGCCATCGCGCGCTGCTGCGCAGCCGTCCCGCCCTGCTCGCCGGTTTCGGGCTGCTGGGTGTGGCGGGCGTGCAGGCCTTCTACTTCGCGTCGATCTCCCGGATCCCCGTCGGTGTCGCCCTGCTCGTCGAGTACCTCGCCCCGGCCCTGGTGCTCGGCTGGGTGCGGTTCGTGCAGCGGCGGCCGGTCACCCGCGCCGCCGCGCTCGGGGTGGTCCTCGCGGTCGGCGGGCTCGCCTGTGTCGTCGAGGTCTGGTCGGGCCTGAGCTTCGACGCCCTCGGACTGCTCCTCGCGCTCGGCGCGGCCTGCTGCCAGGTCGGCTACTTCGTCCTGTCCGACCAGGGCAGCGACTCCGGCGAGGTGCCGGACCCGCTCGGCGTGATCGCGTACGGCCTGCTCGTCGGCACCGCCGTCCTGACCGTCGTGGCCCGCCCGTGGACCATGGACTTCTCCGTCCTCGGCGAGCGCGCCGACATGAACGGCACCCCGGTCGCGGCCGGACTGCTGCTCGGCTGGATCGTCCTCGTCGCCACCGTCCTCGCCTACGTCACCGGCGTGGTCTCGGTGCGCAGGCTCTCGCCCGCGATAGCCGGGGTGGTGGCCTGCCTGGAAGCGGTCGTCGCGACCGTCCTCGCCTGGGTGCTGCTCGGCGAGCACCTCTCGGCGCCGCAGATCGTGGGCGGCGCGGTGGTCCTGCTGGGCGCCTTCATCGCGCAGTCCTCGACCCCGGCCAAGGGGTCCGCGGAGCCGGTCGCGGCCGGCGGCGCCGAAAGTCGGTTGTCCGCCCGGGAAAACGCCGCCTAG
- a CDS encoding FMN-binding negative transcriptional regulator — protein MLIHPWDAVRDDAEWQQWLAVHDFGQLAVNGPAGEPPFVQPLHFAYDPARGEALTHLARPNPLWGALEASPDCLLSVVDDYAYIPGPWQADPEGPAEHGTPTSFYAAVQLRCRAHLVDDPAEKAVLLNHQLGHFQPEGGSAAVAVGEAPYGRMLSGIRGLRLEVTAVRAKFKYAGKRTSEVRDRIADRLADRGGPGDAAAREHLLRRQGA, from the coding sequence CGACGCCGAGTGGCAACAGTGGCTCGCCGTCCACGATTTCGGGCAGCTGGCCGTCAACGGCCCTGCGGGCGAGCCGCCGTTCGTCCAGCCGCTGCACTTCGCCTACGACCCGGCGCGGGGCGAGGCCCTCACCCACCTCGCGCGGCCGAACCCGCTGTGGGGTGCGCTGGAGGCGAGTCCGGACTGCTTGCTGAGCGTCGTCGACGACTACGCGTACATCCCGGGCCCGTGGCAGGCCGACCCGGAGGGCCCCGCCGAGCACGGCACGCCCACGAGTTTCTACGCGGCGGTCCAACTGCGGTGCCGGGCCCATCTGGTGGACGACCCGGCCGAGAAGGCCGTACTCCTGAACCACCAGCTCGGCCACTTCCAGCCCGAGGGCGGCTCCGCGGCGGTGGCGGTGGGCGAGGCGCCGTACGGACGGATGCTGTCGGGGATTCGCGGGCTGCGGCTCGAAGTGACCGCCGTACGGGCGAAGTTCAAGTACGCCGGCAAGCGCACCTCCGAGGTGCGGGACCGGATCGCGGACAGGCTGGCGGACCGGGGCGGCCCGGGGGACGCGGCGGCACGCGAGCACCTGCTGCGGCGGCAAGGCGCCTGA
- a CDS encoding aminoglycoside phosphotransferase family protein: MTMHDDQVDVTADIVATLIRDQFPQWSGRAVRPLRSTGTVNAIFRIGDDLSARFPLRPTDAAEALAVLEQEARASAELAQVSLFPAPEPVALGKPGAGYPMPWSVQTWLPGTIASDADPSGSEAFAEDLAVFISALRDAETRGRLFSGDQRGGVLTDHDEWMAKCFAESTGLLDVPRLRRLWSHFRELPRTGADVMSHGDLIPGNVLVAGGRLGGVLDTGGFGPADPALDLVGAWHLLQPGPREVLRRTLGCDDLEWERGKAWAFEQAMGVVWYYVESNPTMSAMGRRTLDRILASME; the protein is encoded by the coding sequence ATGACCATGCACGACGACCAGGTGGACGTGACCGCCGACATCGTCGCGACCCTGATCCGGGACCAGTTCCCTCAGTGGAGCGGCAGGGCGGTCCGTCCCCTGCGGTCGACCGGGACGGTCAACGCCATCTTCCGCATCGGGGACGACCTCTCGGCGCGCTTCCCACTGCGTCCGACGGATGCCGCCGAGGCGCTCGCCGTGCTGGAGCAGGAGGCCCGGGCGAGCGCGGAGCTGGCACAGGTGTCTCTGTTCCCCGCCCCGGAACCCGTCGCCCTGGGAAAGCCCGGAGCCGGTTACCCCATGCCGTGGTCGGTCCAGACATGGCTGCCGGGGACCATCGCCTCCGACGCCGACCCGAGCGGGTCGGAGGCCTTCGCCGAGGACCTCGCGGTCTTCATCTCAGCCCTGCGCGACGCCGAGACACGGGGGCGGCTCTTCAGCGGCGACCAACGCGGCGGCGTCCTCACCGACCACGACGAGTGGATGGCGAAGTGCTTCGCGGAGAGCACGGGACTGCTCGACGTGCCCCGGCTGCGCCGGCTGTGGAGCCACTTCCGGGAGTTGCCCCGCACGGGCGCCGACGTGATGAGCCATGGCGACCTGATTCCCGGCAATGTCCTGGTCGCGGGAGGCCGGCTCGGCGGCGTTCTCGACACCGGCGGCTTCGGCCCGGCCGACCCCGCACTGGATCTGGTCGGCGCCTGGCACCTGTTGCAGCCGGGCCCGCGGGAAGTGCTCCGGCGGACCCTCGGCTGCGACGATCTGGAGTGGGAGCGCGGCAAGGCCTGGGCGTTCGAACAGGCGATGGGTGTCGTCTGGTACTACGTCGAGAGCAATCCGACGATGAGCGCGATGGGGCGCCGGACACTCGACCGCATCCTGGCGTCGATGGAGTGA
- a CDS encoding DMT family transporter: MSHASSGLPVGRGLVYLIVAGVTWGTAGAVASVAYRTSDLGPVSLSFWRCAAGLAVLLAVRPLRPRARTAVSEPLSRRALRVGASGVALAVFQTAYFAAVRSTGLAVATVVTLGAGPVLIALGARIALGERLGRGGAVAVAGALAGLAVLMLGGAEASVHPLGVLLGLLSAAGCCVMTLITRAARAESSGTSVAVFAVTSLCLLPLALAEGLLPHTARPALLLALLAYLATVPTALAYALYFAAAAVVRSTTVSVIMLLEPVSAAGLAVVLFGERLTPAVLIGTLLMLGAVAGLAVTETRVPA, from the coding sequence GTGTCGCATGCTTCCTCAGGCCTGCCCGTCGGGCGAGGCCTCGTCTATCTGATCGTCGCCGGTGTCACCTGGGGCACCGCGGGGGCGGTCGCCTCCGTGGCCTACCGGACCAGTGACCTGGGCCCGGTGTCCCTGTCCTTCTGGCGCTGCGCGGCCGGGCTGGCGGTGCTGCTCGCCGTCCGTCCCCTCCGGCCACGCGCGCGTACGGCCGTCTCGGAACCGCTCAGCCGCAGGGCCCTGAGGGTCGGCGCCTCGGGTGTCGCGCTCGCGGTGTTCCAGACGGCCTACTTCGCGGCCGTACGGTCCACCGGGCTCGCCGTGGCCACCGTCGTCACCCTGGGCGCGGGACCCGTCCTCATCGCGCTCGGGGCACGTATCGCCCTGGGAGAACGGCTCGGACGGGGCGGAGCCGTCGCCGTCGCCGGGGCGCTCGCCGGACTCGCCGTGCTGATGCTGGGGGGTGCGGAGGCGTCGGTACATCCCCTGGGCGTGCTGCTCGGGCTGCTCTCGGCGGCGGGCTGCTGTGTGATGACCCTGATCACGCGAGCCGCCAGGGCGGAGTCCTCCGGAACGTCCGTGGCGGTGTTCGCGGTCACCAGCCTGTGTCTGCTGCCCCTCGCACTGGCCGAGGGACTGCTCCCGCACACGGCCCGACCCGCCCTGCTCCTGGCCCTGTTGGCCTACCTGGCGACCGTCCCGACGGCCCTCGCCTACGCCCTCTACTTCGCGGCCGCCGCGGTCGTCCGCTCCACCACCGTCTCCGTGATCATGCTGCTCGAACCGGTGAGCGCGGCAGGGCTGGCCGTCGTGCTGTTCGGCGAGCGCCTCACCCCGGCCGTCCTCATCGGCACCCTGCTGATGCTGGGCGCGGTCGCGGGGCTCGCGGTGACGGAGACGCGAGTGCCCGCCTGA
- a CDS encoding DUF1330 domain-containing protein, with amino-acid sequence MPKGYWVSVYRTISDPEKLAAYNELAALAVQAGGGRTFVRGGRVVAHDAGIAERTVLVEFDSFEQAVATHESAAYQEALVALSDGVERDFRIVEGID; translated from the coding sequence ATGCCCAAGGGCTACTGGGTCAGCGTCTACCGCACCATTTCGGACCCCGAGAAACTGGCTGCATACAACGAACTGGCTGCTCTGGCCGTCCAGGCCGGCGGCGGTCGGACCTTCGTCCGTGGCGGTCGGGTCGTGGCGCATGACGCCGGAATCGCCGAGCGCACCGTCCTGGTCGAGTTCGACAGCTTCGAGCAGGCCGTCGCGACGCACGAGAGCGCGGCCTACCAGGAGGCGCTGGTCGCCCTCTCCGACGGCGTCGAGCGCGACTTCCGCATCGTCGAAGGCATCGACTGA
- a CDS encoding Clp protease N-terminal domain-containing protein gives MHPRIPRQSAREPSGPPPVSPDDDVRLSAELTAVVSGARRRALRDGDRQIDTAHLLHSLLDADAEAYAVLEAEPQLPRLLGYLVQRSIGYGLRWQGTVEDSGAVPVVTAAEGFSPLAAGAMDHAWARAERRADGPARGTDLLAAILVDPGSRAVEVLTRAGIDARAVLARVDEPSEPEGLWGGPPRSSR, from the coding sequence GTGCACCCCCGTATCCCCCGGCAGTCGGCCCGCGAACCGAGCGGTCCGCCGCCGGTCAGTCCGGACGACGATGTCAGGCTCAGCGCGGAACTGACAGCGGTGGTGTCCGGCGCCCGCAGGCGCGCGCTGAGGGACGGGGACCGGCAGATCGACACGGCGCATCTGCTGCACTCGCTCCTCGACGCCGACGCCGAGGCGTACGCCGTCCTCGAGGCGGAACCCCAGCTGCCGCGGCTCCTCGGCTATCTCGTGCAGCGCAGCATCGGCTACGGACTGCGCTGGCAGGGCACCGTCGAGGACTCCGGCGCCGTCCCCGTGGTCACGGCGGCCGAGGGATTCTCACCGCTCGCCGCGGGCGCGATGGACCACGCCTGGGCCCGGGCCGAACGGCGTGCCGACGGACCCGCCCGCGGGACCGACCTGCTCGCGGCCATTCTGGTGGACCCCGGGTCCCGGGCCGTCGAGGTGCTGACCCGCGCCGGGATCGACGCCCGGGCGGTGCTCGCCCGGGTCGACGAGCCGAGCGAACCCGAAGGCCTGTGGGGCGGCCCCCCGCGGTCCAGCCGCTGA